One genomic segment of Sanyastnella coralliicola includes these proteins:
- a CDS encoding M61 family metallopeptidase yields the protein MAQKITYRVWSEKPHSRYLDLEAHIPTGGRKELTLQLPAWRPGRYELGNFARNIRSLSVSVPSDSEKKINAVKTGKDTWQVNCDGHDSIVVRYDYYAAELNAGSTWVDADQIYVNPVNCFLYLPDQQDTPYEITVEMEEDFRLATGMKVEGNTMFAKDVQEVMDCPFIASPDLWERTYEVDGKQYHIWIQGRHRLDESRLLQEFEAFTKAQLAAFGSIPCDDYHFIFHFPDHATRHGVEHENSTVIALGPAEKLMKVDGYDEMLGISCHELYHTWNIKSIRPKEMMPYDFSKENYSRLGYVAEGVTTYYGDLYLYRSQVFNEQKYLSLLAGQIQRHLHNPGRLNLSVADSSFDTWLDGYQAGIPHRKVSIYTEGCLTAFMTDVEIMRSTNNERSLDDVMKIMYERFGLKGEGYTEADYRNAVTEVAGKDLNVIFDQLIYGTDDYTEHLNSALDYLGISFDMYDDNTFMQQTGVFHFNSNGKVKVHDVWPDSPGDRAGLGRGDELISLNGILVDELINERIQFTGRDKTIAFIRDRALYEAEIELDRDVYYPRVSLKRKESANEAFQKWAWLEKKA from the coding sequence ATGGCCCAAAAGATTACTTACCGCGTTTGGTCGGAAAAGCCTCATTCTCGCTACCTCGATCTGGAAGCTCATATTCCAACAGGAGGAAGAAAGGAACTCACCTTGCAACTGCCAGCATGGCGTCCGGGACGTTATGAATTGGGCAACTTCGCTCGAAACATCCGTAGCCTAAGCGTCAGCGTTCCGAGCGATAGCGAGAAAAAAATCAACGCGGTTAAAACAGGCAAAGACACCTGGCAAGTCAACTGCGACGGTCATGATTCAATTGTAGTGCGCTACGATTATTATGCTGCTGAATTGAACGCAGGATCTACATGGGTGGACGCTGATCAGATTTATGTGAATCCGGTCAATTGCTTCCTTTACTTGCCTGATCAGCAAGACACGCCGTATGAGATTACGGTAGAGATGGAAGAAGATTTTCGTCTAGCCACAGGCATGAAGGTCGAAGGCAACACGATGTTCGCTAAGGATGTTCAAGAAGTGATGGACTGTCCGTTCATTGCCTCGCCAGATTTATGGGAGCGCACTTATGAGGTGGACGGAAAGCAGTATCACATTTGGATACAAGGGCGTCATCGTTTAGATGAATCGCGTTTGCTTCAGGAGTTTGAAGCCTTCACCAAAGCACAATTGGCTGCCTTTGGTTCGATTCCTTGTGACGATTACCATTTCATTTTCCATTTCCCAGATCATGCTACGCGTCACGGTGTAGAACATGAGAATTCAACGGTCATTGCACTTGGTCCGGCAGAGAAACTCATGAAAGTAGATGGCTATGATGAAATGCTAGGGATTTCCTGCCACGAGCTCTATCACACATGGAATATCAAGAGTATCCGTCCGAAAGAAATGATGCCATACGACTTCTCGAAGGAGAATTACAGTCGTTTAGGGTATGTAGCTGAAGGAGTCACAACTTATTACGGTGATCTCTACCTCTATCGTTCGCAAGTATTTAATGAGCAGAAGTATCTCTCGCTTCTTGCAGGACAGATTCAACGCCATTTGCACAATCCTGGTCGTTTGAATTTGAGTGTGGCTGATAGCAGCTTTGATACATGGCTGGATGGATACCAAGCGGGTATTCCTCATCGCAAGGTTTCGATTTATACTGAAGGATGTCTGACGGCGTTCATGACCGACGTTGAAATCATGCGATCTACTAACAATGAACGTTCATTGGATGATGTCATGAAAATCATGTACGAACGATTCGGACTGAAAGGAGAAGGATACACAGAAGCTGACTACCGAAACGCTGTAACGGAAGTTGCTGGGAAAGATCTGAATGTGATTTTCGATCAACTGATCTACGGCACGGATGACTATACGGAGCACTTGAACTCAGCATTAGATTACCTCGGGATTTCATTTGACATGTATGATGACAACACCTTCATGCAACAGACGGGGGTCTTCCACTTCAATAGCAACGGTAAGGTTAAAGTACACGATGTGTGGCCTGATTCTCCCGGAGACCGCGCAGGATTAGGACGCGGTGATGAGCTGATTTCATTGAACGGAATTTTGGTTGATGAATTGATTAATGAGCGAATTCAATTCACTGGAAGAGACAAGACCATCGCATTCATTCGCGACCGCGCCTTGTATGAAGCTGAAATCGAACTGGATAGAGATGTATACTATCCGCGAGTTTCTTTGAAGCGGAAAGAATCAGCGAACGAAGCCTTCCAGAAATGGGCATGGCTTGAAAAAAAGGCTTAG
- a CDS encoding CCC motif membrane protein, whose protein sequence is MEQKSLSNATASLVLGIISIVGSCLFAGLVGLITGIIGLVISGKDKKEYAANPEAYTEQSYKLSKAGRVCSIIGLILSALAFIFVIIYVVFMGAAFSMMPWEEMQNSGY, encoded by the coding sequence ATGGAACAAAAATCACTTTCGAACGCAACCGCGTCACTTGTTCTTGGAATTATTTCAATTGTAGGGAGCTGCCTATTCGCCGGACTAGTTGGATTGATCACTGGAATCATCGGATTAGTAATCTCAGGAAAAGACAAAAAGGAATACGCTGCCAACCCAGAAGCTTACACAGAGCAATCGTACAAGCTGAGCAAAGCTGGACGTGTATGCTCTATCATCGGACTCATTTTGAGTGCTCTAGCATTTATCTTCGTGATCATCTACGTGGTGTTCATGGGAGCTGCATTCTCAATGATGCCTTGGGAAGAAATGCAAAACTCTGGATACTAA
- a CDS encoding DUF4159 domain-containing protein: MRFKILGFFLLFFVLSGFQPASWQVAVLKYSGGGDWYGNPTSVPNLVEWCNENLGMNIGDDVPYVEVGSPDLFNYPFVHMTGHGNVVFSASDAENLRNYLTSGGFLHISDNYGMDKFIRPQMKKVFPELDFVELPFDHPIYHQKFDLESGLPKVHEHDNGAPKGLGIIYEGRLVCFYDFECDLGDAWEDWEVHKDPDELRQEAFEMGANMLQYVFMGEE; this comes from the coding sequence ATGCGTTTCAAAATTCTTGGATTCTTCTTGCTTTTCTTTGTCTTGAGCGGCTTTCAGCCTGCTTCATGGCAAGTGGCTGTGTTGAAGTATAGCGGAGGCGGCGATTGGTACGGAAACCCTACCAGTGTGCCCAATCTCGTTGAGTGGTGTAATGAGAACCTTGGAATGAATATCGGAGACGATGTTCCCTACGTTGAGGTCGGCAGCCCTGATCTATTTAATTATCCATTCGTCCACATGACCGGACATGGAAACGTGGTTTTTTCGGCTTCAGACGCTGAGAATCTTCGGAATTATCTGACATCAGGTGGCTTCCTTCATATCTCCGACAACTACGGAATGGACAAATTCATACGTCCGCAAATGAAGAAGGTCTTTCCTGAACTTGATTTCGTTGAACTTCCTTTCGATCATCCAATTTACCATCAGAAGTTCGATTTGGAATCTGGACTTCCGAAAGTGCATGAACACGATAACGGAGCGCCGAAAGGATTAGGCATCATCTACGAAGGCAGATTGGTCTGTTTCTATGATTTCGAATGTGACCTCGGAGATGCTTGGGAAGACTGGGAGGTACACAAAGATCCAGACGAACTTCGCCAAGAGGCATTTGAGATGGGAGCGAACATGCTCCAATATGTCTTTATGGGTGAAGAATAA
- the secDF gene encoding protein translocase subunit SecDF: MQNKSAVLLFTILLALATVYILSFNFVANRFEATAQVHGAFVADSLENAGAITAAEKESVADAEAREFLRDSANAEIYPVFGHTYKKVKANELNLGLDLQGGMSVTLEVAIDELIIALSDYSDNADFLAAIEAARVEQKNANTDFVSLFADAWEAQGSPVELWRIFHNMENKDLFPAKSTDDEIIEVLRNEAETAINNSENIIRKRIDQYGVAQPNVQKLSLTGRILVELPGVDDPERIRENLKATANLEFWETYYNDDQVNGKTVFERLVAANNAIAQAKYPELFDEDETNDNIGEDVADAVEDAVDAVVDAVEDAVDGEEMADADSLDIDEAAPDSTMSIEEQRKRSPLFVMLNPQIQTRSIIVGQALTRDITEINKMLAMPEAQAELGPNLKLMWEAEPNGLVSALYAIRDDSGKGKAKLDGKTIVDARVGYDQIGDVVVTMKMDSEGTATWAAMTTEAANDGNRQIAVTLDDLVYSAPSVNSPITGGSSEIQMGSGENAQDKFADAEDLAGLLKAGSLPAKAKIVNEVTIGPELGEENINAGLWSFVIALLVILVYMVFYYKGAGLVSDIALIANLFFLIGALASLGAALTLPGIAGIVLTIGMAVDANVLIYERIREEMRGGKGMNLAVKEGYAKAYSAIIDANLTTLFTAIVLYAFGSGPIRGFATTLIIGIFTSLFSAIVLTRLIFFTRMENKKALSFYTETTKNWFTKTKIDFVGKRRIFYVVSGIIIAAGIGSLVSRGLDYGTEFTGGTTVDILFEQPIDLEEARGYLREAFTENGVEGNPKVQTTESDAKIRVTTNYLVDYTGDDVDQKINDAFDSALSQLNVPYTKPSYQKVDSSMSDDFTRGAMYATIFSLLVIFLYLVFRFRRWQFGLGALIAMAHDVIIVLSLFSIFYGILPFSMQIDQAFIAAILTVIGYSINDTVVVFDRIREYLGLYGNKHEAKEIMNNALNSTLSRTVNTSLSTFVVLLTIFILGGDNIKGFVFALMVGVIVGTYSSIFIATPSVLDFTKDLAGKKK; the protein is encoded by the coding sequence ATGCAGAACAAGAGTGCTGTATTGCTCTTCACCATCCTGCTAGCCCTTGCAACGGTATACATTTTATCGTTCAACTTCGTAGCTAACCGCTTCGAGGCAACGGCTCAGGTACACGGTGCGTTCGTTGCTGATTCTCTGGAAAACGCTGGTGCGATTACCGCAGCAGAGAAAGAATCTGTAGCAGATGCTGAAGCTCGTGAATTCCTTCGCGATTCAGCGAATGCTGAGATCTACCCAGTTTTCGGTCACACGTACAAGAAGGTGAAGGCGAATGAGCTCAACCTCGGACTAGACCTTCAGGGAGGTATGAGCGTGACGCTAGAAGTTGCTATCGATGAGTTGATCATCGCATTGAGTGACTATTCCGATAATGCTGATTTCCTTGCTGCCATTGAAGCGGCGCGAGTTGAACAGAAGAATGCTAACACCGATTTCGTTTCCCTATTCGCTGACGCTTGGGAAGCACAGGGAAGTCCGGTGGAACTATGGCGCATCTTCCACAACATGGAAAACAAAGACCTATTCCCAGCAAAGAGTACGGACGATGAGATCATCGAAGTACTTCGTAACGAAGCTGAGACGGCGATCAACAACTCGGAAAACATCATTCGTAAGCGTATTGACCAGTACGGTGTAGCACAGCCTAACGTGCAGAAGCTATCACTTACAGGTCGTATCCTAGTTGAACTTCCAGGTGTTGATGATCCAGAGCGTATTCGTGAGAACCTTAAGGCGACTGCGAATCTTGAATTCTGGGAAACATACTACAACGACGATCAGGTGAACGGTAAGACCGTATTCGAACGCCTTGTTGCTGCGAACAACGCCATTGCGCAGGCGAAGTACCCTGAATTGTTTGATGAAGACGAAACAAACGACAACATAGGAGAAGATGTTGCTGATGCTGTTGAAGACGCTGTTGACGCAGTGGTAGATGCGGTTGAAGACGCTGTTGACGGAGAGGAAATGGCTGATGCTGACTCCCTTGATATAGATGAAGCTGCTCCAGATTCAACCATGTCAATAGAGGAACAGCGTAAACGTTCTCCTCTGTTCGTAATGTTGAATCCACAGATTCAAACACGCAGCATCATCGTTGGTCAAGCATTGACTCGTGATATCACTGAGATCAACAAAATGTTGGCTATGCCAGAAGCACAGGCTGAGCTTGGTCCAAACTTGAAGTTGATGTGGGAAGCTGAACCAAACGGATTGGTTTCTGCACTTTACGCTATTCGCGACGACTCAGGAAAAGGAAAAGCAAAGCTTGACGGTAAGACTATCGTTGACGCTCGCGTTGGATACGATCAGATTGGTGACGTAGTTGTTACGATGAAGATGGACAGCGAGGGTACAGCTACTTGGGCAGCAATGACCACAGAAGCTGCGAACGACGGTAACCGTCAGATCGCTGTTACACTTGACGACCTTGTATACTCTGCTCCTTCTGTGAACTCGCCTATCACAGGTGGTAGTTCAGAAATCCAGATGGGATCTGGAGAAAATGCACAAGATAAATTCGCTGATGCAGAAGACCTGGCTGGTCTACTAAAGGCTGGTTCACTTCCTGCGAAAGCGAAGATTGTAAACGAAGTAACGATTGGTCCTGAGCTTGGTGAAGAAAACATCAACGCTGGTCTTTGGTCATTCGTGATCGCATTGTTAGTGATCCTTGTTTACATGGTGTTCTACTACAAAGGAGCTGGTTTGGTATCAGACATCGCGTTGATCGCCAACCTGTTCTTCCTGATCGGTGCCCTTGCTTCACTTGGTGCAGCATTGACACTTCCTGGTATCGCTGGTATCGTTCTTACGATCGGTATGGCGGTAGATGCCAACGTACTTATCTATGAGCGTATTCGTGAAGAGATGCGCGGAGGTAAAGGAATGAACCTAGCGGTGAAAGAAGGTTACGCGAAAGCGTACTCTGCCATCATCGATGCCAACTTGACAACGCTTTTCACAGCGATCGTTCTTTACGCATTTGGTTCTGGTCCTATCCGTGGTTTCGCAACGACCTTGATCATCGGTATCTTCACATCGCTATTCTCTGCGATCGTGTTGACACGTCTGATCTTCTTCACGCGCATGGAGAACAAGAAAGCTTTGTCTTTCTACACAGAAACAACAAAGAACTGGTTCACTAAGACGAAGATTGACTTCGTTGGAAAGCGTCGTATCTTCTACGTTGTTTCAGGAATCATCATCGCAGCTGGTATCGGTTCATTGGTGAGCCGCGGACTAGACTACGGTACTGAATTCACAGGTGGAACAACCGTAGATATTCTCTTCGAACAACCAATCGACTTGGAAGAAGCACGTGGTTACCTACGTGAAGCGTTCACTGAAAATGGTGTTGAAGGAAATCCAAAAGTACAGACCACTGAAAGTGATGCGAAGATCCGTGTGACTACAAACTACTTGGTAGACTACACTGGAGATGACGTTGACCAGAAGATCAATGACGCTTTTGACTCGGCTCTCAGCCAGTTGAATGTTCCTTACACGAAGCCATCATACCAGAAGGTAGATAGCAGTATGTCAGATGACTTCACACGTGGAGCGATGTACGCAACGATCTTCTCGTTGTTGGTTATCTTCCTTTACCTCGTATTCCGTTTCCGCAGATGGCAGTTCGGTCTTGGAGCCTTGATCGCTATGGCGCACGATGTGATCATCGTACTATCGCTATTCTCGATCTTCTATGGTATCCTTCCGTTCAGCATGCAGATTGACCAAGCGTTCATCGCAGCTATCCTGACGGTAATTGGTTACTCGATTAACGATACGGTGGTTGTATTCGACCGTATTCGTGAGTACCTCGGACTCTACGGAAACAAGCACGAAGCGAAAGAGATCATGAACAACGCACTGAACAGCACATTGAGCCGTACAGTGAATACTTCTCTTTCTACATTCGTTGTACTTCTTACCATCTTCATCCTAGGTGGAGATAACATCAAAGGATTCGTATTCGCCTTGATGGTGGGTGTAATCGTGGGTACTTACTCATCGATCTTCATCGCGACTCCTTCGGTTCTTGACTTCACAAAAGACCTCGCAGGTAAGAAGAAGTAA
- a CDS encoding twin-arginine translocase TatA/TatE family subunit translates to MGTNEIILIFVIYLLLFGAKGIPSLAQTMGKAVRGFREASSDIQREIMNTSDDIKKEVMKNAGELNNGVKDATRNIEEEIKNVTDKSKDPLS, encoded by the coding sequence ATGGGAACAAACGAGATTATCCTCATTTTCGTGATCTACCTTTTACTCTTCGGAGCCAAAGGTATTCCCTCGCTTGCCCAAACTATGGGGAAAGCGGTTAGAGGATTCCGTGAAGCCTCTAGCGATATCCAACGGGAAATCATGAATACTTCTGACGACATCAAGAAAGAAGTCATGAAGAACGCCGGGGAACTGAACAATGGCGTAAAAGATGCCACTCGAAATATCGAGGAGGAAATCAAAAACGTCACTGACAAATCCAAAGACCCGCTTAGCTAA
- a CDS encoding calcium/sodium antiporter, translating to MDIVLLIAGLVVLVASGEVLVRGAAGIALKADIPPLIVGLTVVSIGTSAPELFASVTAALEGNPGLSIGNVVGSNIANLALVLGITAIIYPIPVSRGVLRFDGPVMVAMTLLFIFFMWDRELAAYEGGILVGLMIAFILVLIRRSRIERKKQLEADAAKEFETDADEFEGFKKRSYLLLTGFVIAGCIGLYFGSNWFVGGASGIAKSLGVSDYVIGVTIVAFGTSVPELVASVIAALRHQTDISIGNLIGSNIFNILSVIGITSIVKPLPVDGALLANDVWWMLGIALLIFPLIRMGYKIVRWNGILLVAIYIVYIALVLF from the coding sequence ATGGATATTGTTCTGCTCATTGCCGGATTGGTTGTCTTGGTAGCCAGCGGTGAAGTCTTGGTTCGCGGCGCTGCCGGAATTGCTTTGAAAGCAGACATCCCTCCCCTGATTGTTGGTCTTACTGTTGTTTCGATTGGAACCTCTGCTCCTGAACTCTTTGCTTCGGTCACAGCAGCCCTTGAAGGAAACCCCGGACTTTCGATCGGAAACGTGGTGGGTTCTAACATCGCGAACCTAGCGCTTGTCCTTGGAATAACCGCCATCATCTACCCCATCCCTGTAAGCCGTGGTGTGTTGCGTTTTGATGGTCCCGTGATGGTTGCCATGACGCTGCTCTTCATCTTCTTCATGTGGGATCGTGAACTGGCAGCTTATGAAGGTGGGATCTTAGTCGGCTTGATGATCGCCTTCATCTTAGTGCTGATCCGCCGTTCACGAATTGAACGTAAAAAGCAGCTCGAAGCTGACGCTGCCAAAGAATTCGAGACGGATGCAGATGAGTTCGAAGGGTTCAAAAAGCGATCCTACCTCCTCCTCACTGGATTTGTGATAGCAGGGTGTATTGGACTTTACTTCGGATCGAATTGGTTCGTTGGCGGAGCGAGCGGAATCGCCAAATCACTTGGAGTCAGTGATTATGTCATTGGAGTAACCATCGTTGCTTTCGGAACGAGTGTCCCAGAGCTTGTGGCTTCTGTGATTGCTGCACTGCGTCATCAGACGGATATCTCTATCGGGAACCTGATTGGATCGAACATCTTCAATATCCTTTCAGTGATTGGTATTACGTCGATAGTTAAGCCGCTACCCGTTGATGGCGCCTTACTCGCTAACGATGTTTGGTGGATGCTGGGTATCGCGCTTCTCATCTTCCCATTGATACGCATGGGCTACAAGATTGTACGTTGGAACGGCATCTTGCTCGTTGCTATCTACATCGTCTACATCGCGCTTGTTCTTTTCTGA
- a CDS encoding alpha-ketoglutarate-dependent dioxygenase AlkB family protein, translating into MELVLSDGHASAEYYPYFVEDLTLDDLINRVSWRQNDIKMYGKVFQEPRLTAWYGPPYRYSSIQWEEQAFPDFLESLRVRLSALAKFEFNAVLLNYYRDGQDHMGWHRDNEKEIDHQVIASVSFGTSRTFRMREKETKEKFDIELEDRSLLLMKHMQERYEHMIPKRARVHEARINLTFRRIIA; encoded by the coding sequence ATGGAGTTGGTTCTTTCAGATGGTCACGCTAGCGCGGAATACTACCCTTACTTCGTTGAAGACTTAACGCTAGACGATTTGATCAATCGTGTTTCATGGCGTCAAAACGACATCAAGATGTACGGTAAGGTCTTTCAAGAACCTCGATTGACTGCGTGGTATGGTCCTCCTTATCGTTACTCAAGTATCCAGTGGGAGGAACAGGCATTTCCAGACTTTCTTGAATCATTGCGAGTACGCCTTTCCGCGCTAGCGAAATTTGAATTCAACGCTGTTTTATTGAACTACTATCGCGACGGACAAGACCACATGGGATGGCACCGAGACAATGAGAAAGAAATTGATCATCAGGTAATTGCCAGCGTAAGTTTCGGCACTAGCCGAACGTTCCGCATGCGCGAGAAAGAAACGAAGGAGAAGTTCGACATCGAATTGGAAGATCGATCGCTGTTGTTAATGAAGCATATGCAAGAACGATATGAACACATGATTCCGAAACGCGCTCGTGTGCATGAAGCCCGAATCAACCTGACCTTCCGAAGAATCATTGCATAA
- the panB gene encoding 3-methyl-2-oxobutanoate hydroxymethyltransferase translates to MSVNKEHKRITTQVLKEMKQKGEKISMLTAYDYSMARIIDQAGMDVILVGDSASNVMAGHETTLPITLDQMIYHASSVMRGIKRSLVVVDLPFGTYQGNSKEALQSAIRIMKESGAHAVKLEGGSEIKESITRILTAGIPVMGHLGLTPQSIYKFGTYVVRAREDEEAERLLQDAKMLDEVGCFAIVLEKIPAELAAKVAASVSVPVIGIGAGGDVDGQVLVVHDMLGITQEFSPRFLRRYSDMGDQMVNAVRQYIDDVKSEDFPNESEQY, encoded by the coding sequence ATGTCTGTGAATAAAGAGCATAAACGCATCACCACTCAGGTGCTGAAGGAAATGAAGCAGAAAGGCGAGAAGATCTCAATGCTGACTGCTTACGATTACTCAATGGCCCGCATCATCGATCAAGCTGGTATGGATGTCATCCTCGTAGGTGACTCCGCTTCGAACGTGATGGCAGGACATGAAACTACGCTTCCGATTACCCTTGATCAAATGATCTATCACGCATCATCCGTGATGCGAGGAATCAAACGATCGTTGGTGGTGGTTGATCTTCCTTTCGGTACTTACCAGGGGAACTCGAAAGAAGCATTGCAATCTGCGATTCGCATCATGAAAGAAAGTGGTGCGCACGCGGTGAAGCTAGAAGGTGGATCGGAGATCAAAGAATCGATCACACGAATCCTTACCGCAGGTATTCCTGTCATGGGGCACCTAGGGCTCACGCCACAATCGATCTATAAGTTTGGAACTTACGTCGTACGAGCACGTGAAGATGAAGAAGCAGAACGCCTCTTGCAAGACGCGAAAATGCTTGATGAAGTTGGATGCTTCGCCATTGTATTGGAGAAGATTCCTGCTGAACTCGCTGCAAAAGTCGCTGCGTCAGTTTCAGTTCCAGTCATTGGTATTGGTGCTGGTGGAGATGTAGATGGACAAGTCTTGGTCGTGCACGATATGCTCGGAATTACCCAAGAGTTTAGTCCACGTTTCCTTCGTCGTTACAGCGACATGGGTGACCAAATGGTGAATGCTGTTCGCCAATACATTGATGATGTGAAATCAGAAGACTTCCCGAACGAAAGTGAGCAATACTAA
- a CDS encoding RluA family pseudouridine synthase, with product MSNTNLKRTPFTQIPREPIIMSNEHNLQVLYEDNHIIAVNKRNSDIVQSDISGDATLCDVVKEYVRIKYNKPGKAFIGTVHRLDRPVSGVILYARTTKALNRLVNMFKYREMQKTYWACTRPGPPKIEDHIINYLKKNEKQNKSYAHDEPGNGRKESELRYKVVGKTDHYHFVEVYPKSGRHHQIRATLSSIGAPIKGDIKYGARRTNENASIHLHARKIEFIHPVRKTPMCIVAPPPDDVLWDEFLKVEMGS from the coding sequence GTGAGCAATACTAATTTGAAACGTACGCCTTTCACTCAGATCCCTCGGGAGCCGATCATCATGAGCAATGAGCACAACCTCCAAGTGCTCTATGAAGACAATCATATCATCGCGGTCAACAAGCGCAACTCAGATATCGTGCAAAGCGATATCTCAGGTGACGCCACGCTATGCGATGTGGTGAAGGAATACGTTCGTATCAAGTACAACAAACCTGGTAAAGCTTTCATCGGAACAGTTCATCGACTAGACCGACCGGTAAGTGGAGTGATTCTTTACGCCCGCACCACCAAGGCCCTCAATCGCCTGGTCAATATGTTCAAGTACCGCGAGATGCAAAAGACCTACTGGGCCTGCACTCGTCCTGGACCACCAAAGATTGAAGACCACATCATCAATTACCTGAAGAAGAACGAGAAGCAAAATAAAAGCTACGCTCACGACGAGCCAGGCAATGGCCGAAAAGAAAGTGAGCTACGCTACAAAGTGGTTGGCAAAACCGACCATTACCACTTCGTAGAAGTTTACCCAAAATCTGGTCGTCACCACCAGATCCGCGCCACCCTCTCGAGTATCGGCGCCCCTATCAAAGGCGACATCAAATACGGCGCTCGACGCACCAATGAAAACGCATCGATTCACCTTCACGCCCGAAAGATTGAATTCATCCATCCCGTCCGAAAAACCCCAATGTGCATCGTAGCTCCTCCGCCGGATGATGTGTTGTGGGATGAGTTTTTGAAAGTTGAAATGGGGAGTTAG
- a CDS encoding four helix bundle protein, whose translation MATTYEDLRVWKSARKLTSRIFAITNSPELLNQLPALNDQIQRAAVSIASNICEGAGRETPADFKRFLDIATGSCYELRCQLHIYGDQGLIDEETLTELLEEAEGISKMLHGLREHLKVKKNGIPLK comes from the coding sequence ATGGCTACTACTTACGAAGACCTACGGGTCTGGAAAAGTGCTCGGAAACTGACGAGCCGAATTTTCGCAATTACTAATTCTCCTGAATTGCTCAACCAACTACCAGCCTTGAATGATCAAATCCAACGCGCTGCGGTCTCTATTGCTTCTAACATATGTGAAGGTGCAGGAAGAGAAACTCCCGCTGATTTCAAAAGGTTCTTGGATATAGCTACTGGGTCATGTTATGAACTGAGATGTCAATTACACATCTACGGAGACCAAGGTTTGATTGATGAAGAAACATTGACAGAGCTGCTAGAGGAAGCTGAAGGCATCAGCAAGATGCTCCACGGATTACGAGAACACCTAAAAGTCAAAAAGAACGGAATCCCACTGAAGTAG
- the trxB gene encoding thioredoxin-disulfide reductase, protein MEANEHVHCLIIGSGPAGYTAAIYAARADLKPVLYQGLQPGGQLTETTDVDNFPGYPEGVSGPEMMIHLQKQAERFDTDVRTGWVTKVDFSGPKHYVEIDNGKHVVSADSVIISTGASAKWLGLESEIRLRDAGGGVSACAVCDGFFYRGQDVAIVGAGDTAAEEATYLAKLCRKVYMIVRKDHMRASKAMQHRVMNTENIEVLFNHETQEVLGAEGVEGALIKNNQTGEETTLDVTGFFVAIGHKPNTDIFKGWLDMDETGYIINKAGTAQTNVPGVFVSGDAADNVYRQAVTAAGTGCMAALDAERYLAAMAD, encoded by the coding sequence ATGGAAGCGAATGAACACGTACACTGCCTGATCATTGGATCAGGACCTGCTGGATATACTGCGGCGATCTATGCTGCGCGTGCTGACCTAAAGCCAGTTCTTTACCAAGGACTGCAGCCTGGTGGTCAGTTGACAGAAACTACAGATGTAGACAACTTCCCTGGATACCCTGAAGGGGTTTCAGGACCTGAGATGATGATCCATCTTCAGAAGCAAGCGGAGCGTTTTGATACCGACGTGCGCACTGGATGGGTGACTAAGGTTGATTTCTCTGGACCTAAGCACTACGTTGAAATTGATAACGGTAAGCACGTAGTAAGTGCTGATTCTGTGATCATTTCTACAGGAGCGTCTGCGAAGTGGCTTGGATTAGAATCTGAGATTCGTCTGCGTGATGCGGGTGGAGGTGTTTCTGCATGTGCCGTTTGTGACGGGTTCTTCTACCGCGGTCAAGACGTTGCCATCGTCGGAGCTGGAGATACAGCGGCTGAAGAAGCTACTTACCTCGCTAAGCTTTGTCGTAAGGTGTACATGATCGTTCGTAAAGACCACATGCGTGCGTCGAAGGCCATGCAGCACCGTGTGATGAACACGGAGAATATCGAAGTATTGTTCAACCACGAAACACAAGAAGTACTTGGTGCCGAAGGTGTTGAAGGAGCATTGATCAAGAACAACCAGACGGGCGAAGAAACAACGCTTGACGTAACTGGGTTCTTCGTAGCGATTGGTCACAAGCCAAATACTGACATCTTCAAAGGATGGCTTGATATGGATGAAACAGGATACATCATCAACAAAGCGGGTACAGCGCAAACGAACGTACCTGGTGTATTCGTTTCTGGAGATGCCGCTGACAACGTTTACCGTCAGGCAGTTACTGCTGCGGGTACAGGTTGTATGGCAGCTCTTGACGCAGAGCGATACTTGGCAGCAATGGCTGACTAA